Below is a window of Candidatus Eisenbacteria bacterium DNA.
TCCCGCCTCGCCGCGGCGGACTTCCTCGCCGAGTCGCGCTACGCCGGAACGGCGGGCGACGGACTGCACCGGTTCGTGCTCAGCGGGCGCGGGGCGCGGGACGTCGGCGAGCGCGTCTTCCGGCTCGCCGTGGAGAACGGCTGGAGCCTGGCGGAGCTGCGTCCCGAGTCGGTCACCCTCGAGGACGTCTTCCGCCGGCTGACCAAGGGAGAACGGTCGTGAGCAACGTGGGTACCATAATACGTAAAGAATTCCGCAGTTACTTCGACTCTCCGGTGGCGTACATCTACATCACCTTCTTCCTGGTTCTCTCCTCCTGGCTCTTCCTGCGGGGCTTCTTCCTGGTGAACCAGGCGAACATGCGGGGGTGGTTCGGCATCCTCCCCTGGCTGCTTCTCTTCTTCATCCCCGCCGTCACCATGCGGCTCTGGGCGGAGGAGAAGAAGCTCGGGACCATCGAGCTTTTGATGACGCTGCCGGTTCGGGACCACGAGGTGGTGCTCGGTAAATACCTGGCGAGCCTTCTCTTTCTCGCCCTGACGCTCCTCCTCTCCTTTTCGGTCCCGGCGCTGACCGCGGTCCTCGGCTCGCCCGATCCGGGGCCGATCTGGGGGGGCTACGTGGGGGCGTTGCTGCTCGGCGCCTCCTTC
It encodes the following:
- a CDS encoding ABC transporter permease, with the protein product MSNVGTIIRKEFRSYFDSPVAYIYITFFLVLSSWLFLRGFFLVNQANMRGWFGILPWLLLFFIPAVTMRLWAEEKKLGTIELLMTLPVRDHEVVLGKYLASLLFLALTLLLSFSVPALTAVLGSPDPGPIWGGYVGALLLGASFLAVGLFVSGLTENQIIAFIIGVTLIFLLFVVGEEFVLYNAPRSLVSILKFIGMGAHYESVGRGVIDSRDVVYYVSVIAFFLYLNVRALESRKWK